In Corynebacterium afermentans subsp. afermentans, a genomic segment contains:
- the rsmG gene encoding 16S rRNA (guanine(527)-N(7))-methyltransferase RsmG, which translates to MSDTSPAAAAQVFGERLGLAEAYHRSLATTAAERGFIGPKELDRLWERHILNCAVIAEAFEPGRKVADIGSGAGLPGIPLAIARPDLSITLIEPLLKRSTYLKEVVSELGLDNVTVVRGRAEEQAKAEFDAVTSRAVAPLGKLAGWSIPLLQGGGYMIAMKGESVAEELERDEKAIAKAGGGEAEIFTVGGSVLEQPTTLIRIQRRKKGA; encoded by the coding sequence ATGTCGGATACCTCCCCTGCAGCCGCAGCCCAAGTCTTCGGAGAACGCCTCGGATTGGCCGAGGCATACCACCGCTCGCTGGCCACCACGGCCGCCGAGCGCGGCTTTATCGGGCCGAAAGAGCTGGACCGCTTGTGGGAGCGCCACATCCTCAACTGCGCGGTAATCGCGGAGGCGTTCGAACCCGGGCGGAAGGTTGCGGACATCGGCTCCGGTGCGGGCCTTCCCGGCATCCCGCTGGCGATTGCACGGCCGGATCTTTCCATCACGCTGATCGAGCCGCTGCTGAAGCGCTCCACCTACCTCAAGGAGGTCGTCTCCGAGCTAGGCCTGGACAACGTGACTGTGGTGCGTGGGCGCGCTGAGGAGCAGGCGAAGGCGGAGTTCGACGCCGTCACATCCCGCGCCGTCGCCCCGCTGGGTAAGCTCGCCGGGTGGTCCATTCCGCTGCTGCAGGGCGGCGGGTACATGATTGCGATGAAGGGCGAATCCGTGGCCGAGGAACTCGAGCGCGACGAAAAGGCTATTGCGAAGGCCGGCGGCGGCGAGGCGGAGATCTTTACCGTGGGCGGATCCGTGCTGGAGCAGCCCACCACGTTGATTCGTATCCAGCGCAGAAA
- the yidC gene encoding membrane protein insertase YidC, translating to MLNFIYSPISWVLRFWHEVLGFVISKDSGISWILAIVLLTCTVRLLLLKPMVNQMRSMRKMQEMQPRMQEIREKYAGDQQKIAEETQKLYRENGTNPLSSCIVPIVQLPIFIGLLHVLRSFNRTSELGMSVEENRSTANYAFPAEDVQSFLDADFFGVPLSAYMSMPQEAYAAFSNVDLTRAQIIAVCLPLVVLCAAFTHLNARIMVKRQEARKAAGKGPKPQGEMAEMMQSQMGLMNKMMMWFFPVMILATGVIWHIGLLFYMLTNNVWTFFQSMWLNNKMDKEEAAEEARKVELKRTTAPAPGARTKDRRTKKQRKQGK from the coding sequence GTGCTGAATTTCATTTATTCGCCGATTTCCTGGGTGCTGAGGTTCTGGCACGAGGTTCTCGGCTTTGTCATCTCCAAGGATTCGGGCATCTCCTGGATCCTGGCCATCGTCCTGCTCACCTGCACGGTGCGCCTGCTGCTGCTGAAGCCGATGGTCAACCAGATGCGCTCCATGCGCAAAATGCAGGAGATGCAGCCACGGATGCAGGAGATCCGCGAGAAGTACGCGGGCGACCAGCAGAAGATCGCCGAGGAGACGCAGAAACTCTACCGCGAAAACGGCACGAACCCGCTGTCGTCCTGCATCGTGCCGATTGTGCAGCTGCCCATCTTCATCGGCCTGCTGCACGTGCTGCGCTCCTTTAACCGCACCAGTGAGCTGGGAATGTCTGTGGAGGAAAACCGCTCCACCGCCAACTACGCCTTCCCGGCTGAAGACGTGCAGTCTTTCCTGGACGCAGATTTCTTCGGCGTGCCGCTGTCTGCGTACATGTCCATGCCGCAGGAAGCCTACGCCGCGTTCAGCAACGTGGACCTGACCCGCGCGCAGATCATCGCTGTGTGCCTGCCGCTGGTTGTGCTGTGTGCGGCGTTTACGCACCTCAACGCACGCATCATGGTCAAGCGCCAGGAGGCCCGCAAGGCTGCCGGCAAGGGCCCGAAGCCGCAGGGCGAGATGGCCGAGATGATGCAGAGCCAGATGGGCTTGATGAACAAGATGATGATGTGGTTCTTCCCCGTCATGATTCTTGCCACCGGCGTGATCTGGCACATCGGCCTGCTGTTCTACATGCTCACCAACAACGTCTGGACGTTCTTCCAGTCCATGTGGCTGAACAACAAGATGGATAAAGAAGAGGCCGCCGAGGAGGCGCGCAAGGTGGAGCTCAAGCGCACCACCGCCCCCGCCCCGGGCGCGCGCACCAAGGACCGCCGCACGAAGAAGCAGCGGAAGCAAGGTAAGTAG
- the yidD gene encoding membrane protein insertion efficiency factor YidD — MAYFNFAGGEIPAARGPVAKLLVGLIRGYQKYISPLKMGGTCRFMPVCSAYALEAVSRHGAVRGGAMAAARLCKCGPWHPGGYDPVPGSIEMSEE; from the coding sequence ATGGCCTACTTCAACTTCGCCGGCGGCGAAATCCCCGCCGCGAGGGGGCCTGTGGCGAAACTGCTGGTGGGGCTGATTCGCGGTTACCAAAAGTACATCTCACCCCTTAAGATGGGCGGGACGTGCCGTTTTATGCCAGTATGCAGTGCATATGCGCTCGAAGCCGTGTCACGCCACGGGGCGGTGCGCGGCGGCGCAATGGCCGCGGCCAGGCTGTGTAAATGCGGGCCCTGGCACCCCGGCGGCTACGACCCGGTGCCGGGCAGCATTGAAATGAGTGAGGAGTAA
- the rnpA gene encoding ribonuclease P protein component, with amino-acid sequence MLPRPHKLSSSADFKTAMRKGVRAGSRTLMVHMHQRGDVVIQGGPRFGLVVSKQVGNAVTRHAVSRKLRNVVLQRELVEKLGRSCDVVIRALPPAAAATSDELARDLEKALDKAQKKR; translated from the coding sequence GTGTTACCCCGCCCGCACAAACTTTCTTCCTCCGCAGACTTCAAAACTGCGATGAGGAAGGGTGTGCGCGCGGGGTCTCGCACGTTAATGGTGCATATGCACCAGCGCGGCGACGTAGTCATCCAGGGAGGGCCACGCTTCGGCCTGGTGGTGTCCAAGCAGGTGGGCAACGCCGTGACGCGCCACGCCGTGTCGCGGAAGTTGCGGAATGTGGTGCTGCAACGGGAGCTCGTCGAAAAGCTTGGGCGCTCCTGCGATGTTGTGATCCGCGCCCTGCCGCCCGCCGCCGCCGCAACTAGCGACGAGCTCGCGCGCGATCTTGAAAAAGCGCTGGACAAAGCGCAAAAGAAACGATAA